The Plasmodium berghei ANKA genome assembly, chromosome: 8 genome has a segment encoding these proteins:
- a CDS encoding cytochrome c oxidase subunit 5B, putative, with amino-acid sequence MILSKILKSVSLNQFGKINKRNIYNRANKVVKNEIINYTQKRTYLHFTRTLPEDYELPLDTFPDNINEILASNKKNHDFIQSYWYWKIRSESNLLNYEKLIKKSYKQLAIDLGMQIANPDNEHMLALLEFYEYLKSSPFVGPFGTIENPVIVPSVHTERVVCCTGGTGENEHVPLFFRCREGFLYRCGECDQIFMHVRVLYSLEDGNDPFPNDQDVDDVFDLNLIEENMKIYNDDQYVRWPVGNVTYRQMFLEGKWGNEKPKHSVYINSGKCDK; translated from the exons ATGATTTtaagtaaaatattaaaaagtgTATCATTAAACCAGtttggaaaaataaataaaagaaatatatataacagaGCAAATAAAgttgtaaaaaatgaaataattaattacacacaaaaaagaacatatttacattttacACGAACATTACCAGAGGATTATGAATTACCATTAGATACTTTTcctgataatataaatgaaatattagcaagtaataaaaaaaaccaTGATTTTATTCAAAGTTATTGGTATTGGAAAATAAGAAGTGAAagtaatttattaaattatgaaaaacttattaaaaaatcgTATAAGCAGCTAGCTATTGACCTTGGGATGCAg aTAGCTAACCCTGACAACGAGCATATGCTAGCTTTACTtgaattttatgaatatttaaaatcaTCACCATTTGTTGGACCTTTTGGAACAATAGAAAATCCAGTGATAGTGCCTAGTGTACATACAGAGAGAGTAGTATGTTGTACAGGTGGAACAGGTGAAAATGAACATGttccattattttttagatGCAGAGAAGGGTTTTTATATCGTTGTGGTGAGTGTGATCAGATTTTTATGCATGTTAGagttttatattcattagAAGATGGTAATGATCCATTTCCAAATGATCAAGATGTAGATGATGTTTttgatttaaatttaatagaagaaaatatgaaaatatataatgacGACCAATATGTGCGATGGCCAGTAGGAAATGTTACTTATCGTCAAATGTTCCTTGAAGGGAAATGGGGAAATGAAAAACCTAAACATTCTGTTTACATAAATTCAGGAAAGTGTGATAAATAA
- a CDS encoding cytochrome c oxidase subunit 6B, putative: MAESNSLNQKFIKNYDEITSQNPHSSDPRFLQMNQFNHCAYRYTMFCRCAKELGDDDPRCKFQYYRAQIACTVEQLEEWDDQRQKGTCVMDTLPDRLTAHLRQ, encoded by the exons atggCTGAGTCAAATAGCTTAAatcaaaaatttataaaaaattatgatgaaATAACTTCCCAAAATCCTCACAGTAGT GATCCAAGATTTTTGCAAATGAATCAATTCAATCATTGTGCATATAGATATACGATGTTTTGTCGTTGTGCAAAAGAACTTGGAGATGATGACCCACGTTGCAA attTCAATACTATCGAGCGCAAATCGCTTGTACTGTCGAGCAGCTTGAAGAATGGGATGATCAAAGACAAAAAg GAACATGTGTTATGGACACTTTACCTGACCGCCTAACTGCTCATTTAAGGCagtaa
- a CDS encoding phosphatidylserine decarboxylase, putative, protein MKENKNKSRFPLLYRNKYMITSITLLSIIIMFQYKYHEVLSVYNNDITVHQSSKLYLARLLFGRTRSRITGKLLEIEIPHNYRLFIYNLLIKYMNINKNEIKYPIESYKSISELFSRYIREETRPIEDISEYSILSPCDSEIIDFGELNKNINNVKGLNFNVETFLGVNLQKKYNDDTTKFYYAIFYLSPKKYHHFHAPFDFTYNMRRHISGEVFPLFKGMFKFINNIFNINERVILGGEWKGGKVYYAAISAYNVGNIKIVNDNELLTNNLRSQLTYIGGDIDTKFYETHKKVEIGDELGEFRLGSSIILIFENKKDFLWNVKENQTVSVGQRIGGITWHPPPKNKVIKIKS, encoded by the coding sequence atgaaggaaaataaaaacaaaagtaGATTTCCACTTCTgtatagaaataaatatatgataacAAGTATAACATTATTGTCCATAATTATAATGTTTCAATACAAGTATCATGAAGTTTTATCGGTTTATAACAATGATATAACAGTACATCAGAGTAgcaaattatatttagcCCGCTTATTATTTGGTAGAACACGAAGTAGAATAACTGGAAAATTATTAGAAATAGAAATTCCGCACAATTATcgtttatttatatataatttattaataaaatatatgaacataaataaaaatgaaatcaAATATCCAATCGAATCATATAAATCAATAAGCGAATTATTTTCAAGATATATTCGAGAAGAAACAAGACCAATTGAAGACATTAGTGAATATTCTATACTCAGCCCATGTGATAGCGAAATAATAGATTTTGgtgaattaaataaaaatataaataatgtaaaaggattaaattttaatgtaGAAACATTTTTGGGGgtaaatttacaaaaaaaatataatgatgatacaacaaaattttattatgctattttttatttaagcCCCAAAAAATATCACCATTTTCATGCCCCGTTTGATTTCACATATAATATGAGAAGGCATATATCTGGTGAAGTTTTTCCATTATTTAAAGGGAtgtttaaatttataaataatatatttaatattaatgagCGTGTTATATTAGGAGGTGAATGGAAAGGTGGGAAAGTTTACTATGCAGCAATTAGTGCATATAATGTTggtaatataaaaatagtaaatgataatgaatTGCTTACTAACAATTTAAGATCACAACTAACATACATAGGCGGAGATATTGATACGAAGTTTTATGAAACTCATAAAAAAGTAGAAATAGGAGATGAACTTGGTGAATTTAGGTTGGGGTCATCTATAATACTTATATTTGAGAACAAAAAGGATTTTCTATGGAATGTTAAAGAAAACCAAACAGTTTCAGTGGGCCAAAGAATTGGGGGTATTACTTGGCACCCCCccccaaaaaataaagtaattaaaattaaaagttGA
- a CDS encoding serine/threonine protein phosphatase 4 yields MINTKNLDKQIDILKKCQLLAESEVKALCNEAKLLLINQENIRYVSLPVIICGDIHGQFYDLKELFNIGNELPETNYIFLGDYVDRGKYSIETFLLLLALKLKYPNQITLIRGNHESRQITEVYGFYDECIKKYGSVNVWKYCTEVFDYLPISAIINEYYFCIHGGLSPSFAKIDDLKKIKRIQEIPRYGTLCDIMWSDPSDINGWEKSPRGAGHLFGSDIVHKFCYINNIQLIARAHQLIMEGYKWWFDKKLVTIWSAPNYCYRCGNIASIMQIDENSNFTFKCFGPSSVEDTSPTFLKKQPPIYFS; encoded by the coding sequence atgattaatacaaaaaacttggataaacaaatagatattttaaaaaaatgtcaaCTTCTTGCGGAAAGTGAAGTAAAAGCTTTATGTAATGAagcaaaattattattaattaatcaagaaaatataagatATGTATCGTTACCAGTAATAATATGTGGTGATATACATGGACAGTTTTATgatttaaaagaattatttaatattggTAATGAATTACCTGAAactaattatatatttttagggGATTATGTAGATAGAGGAAAATATAGTATTGaaacttttttattattattagctctaaaattaaaatatccAAATCAAATAACATTAATTCGAGGTAACCATGAAAGCCGACAAATAACTGAAGTATATGGTTTTTATGATGaatgcataaaaaaatatggatcAGTAAATGTATGGAAATATTGTACAGAAGTTTTTGACTATTTACCTATAAGCGCAATTAttaatgaatattatttttgtatacaTGGGGGTTTATCACCTTCTTTTGCAAAAATtgatgatttaaaaaaaataaaaagaatacAAGAAATTCCGAGATATGGAACTTTATGTGATATAATGTGGTCAGATCCATCTGATATAAATGGATGGGAAAAAAGTCCAAGAGGTGCAGGTCATTTATTTGGTTCTGACATTGttcataaattttgttatattaataatatacaacTTATAGCTAGAGCTCACCAATTAATAATGGAAGGATATAAATGGTGGTTTGATAAAAAACTTGTTACTATTTGGTCTGCTCCTAATTATTGTTATCGTTGTGGAAATATTGCTAGCATTATGCAGATCGATGAAAATTCAAATTTCACTTTTAAATGTTTTGGTCCATCATCTGTTGAGGATACTTCTCcaacttttttaaaaaaacagccaccgatatatttttcatga